Proteins from one Deltaproteobacteria bacterium genomic window:
- a CDS encoding 4-hydroxybutyryl-CoA dehydratase yields MSLISGNAYKDSLRSLKLNAYAFGKKIDNLVDHELTGPAIEAVAMTYDMALDPAYEEQMTILSPVTGERVNRLTHVYQSADDLIKRFELMRDMARRNGMCIGARCVSGNILAALHTLTYVLQNKTGKPYHDRLISYLAKVQREDLSVAGCITDAKGDRSKRAGEQPDPDMYLRIVDEKKDGIVIRGPKLQISGAIIAHELICMPTTAYRDDEKAYVVACALPTDTPGITYVHGAPAPDYRRFNSDRGDLGNPRYGVYNLAHIFFEDVFVPWDRVFMCGEAEYTHRLVSQTAPTFRCVTTSCKCGHRDLLIGGSAVIADYNGVGGASHIRDKLAEMLYDGELAWGSIVAAATMGTKTESGSFYPNALMANVAKRHGTMALWNTARLSVDISGGLIMCSPSAQDLANPDLAPLLDKYLKANPDVDTRDRLKMMRLMEYLTGIGCILVAESTQGGAPVVVQQMMIKGELNKRLDEFKQRVLNLAEIGS; encoded by the coding sequence ATGTCGCTGATCTCAGGAAACGCTTATAAGGACAGCCTTAGAAGCCTGAAACTGAACGCGTACGCCTTCGGGAAGAAAATCGACAACCTCGTGGACCATGAGCTTACGGGACCGGCGATTGAAGCCGTGGCCATGACCTATGACATGGCTCTGGATCCGGCGTACGAGGAGCAGATGACCATCCTTTCACCGGTCACGGGCGAACGGGTCAATCGGTTGACCCACGTGTATCAGAGCGCGGACGACCTGATCAAACGCTTCGAGCTGATGCGGGACATGGCCCGGCGGAACGGTATGTGCATCGGCGCGCGTTGCGTTTCCGGCAACATCCTGGCCGCGCTGCATACACTGACGTACGTTCTTCAAAACAAAACGGGCAAGCCCTACCATGACCGGCTCATCTCCTACCTCGCGAAGGTGCAGAGGGAGGATCTGTCCGTGGCGGGATGCATCACGGACGCCAAAGGCGACCGGAGCAAACGGGCGGGCGAACAGCCCGATCCGGACATGTACCTGCGAATTGTGGACGAGAAGAAAGACGGCATCGTGATCCGGGGGCCCAAGCTGCAGATTTCGGGAGCCATTATTGCCCACGAGTTGATCTGCATGCCCACCACCGCTTACCGCGACGACGAGAAAGCGTATGTGGTGGCTTGCGCTCTGCCCACCGACACTCCGGGCATCACGTACGTGCACGGCGCTCCGGCTCCGGATTACCGTCGATTCAACAGTGATCGGGGAGATCTCGGCAACCCCCGCTATGGGGTCTACAACCTGGCGCATATCTTCTTTGAAGATGTCTTCGTACCGTGGGACCGGGTGTTCATGTGCGGAGAGGCGGAATACACCCACAGGCTGGTGTCCCAGACGGCGCCCACTTTCCGGTGCGTGACCACGTCCTGCAAATGCGGTCACCGGGACCTTCTCATCGGAGGTTCCGCGGTGATCGCCGATTACAATGGAGTCGGCGGCGCGTCCCACATCAGGGACAAGCTGGCCGAAATGCTCTATGACGGCGAGCTGGCCTGGGGATCCATCGTGGCGGCGGCCACCATGGGAACCAAGACCGAATCCGGCAGCTTCTATCCCAATGCGTTGATGGCCAACGTAGCCAAACGGCACGGAACCATGGCCCTCTGGAACACGGCGCGTCTTTCCGTCGATATCTCCGGCGGGTTGATCATGTGCAGTCCGAGCGCCCAGGATCTGGCTAATCCGGATTTGGCTCCGCTGCTGGACAAGTACCTGAAGGCGAACCCGGACGTGGACACGAGGGACCGCCTCAAAATGATGCGTCTCATGGAATACCTGACCGGCATCGGCTGCATCCTGGTGGCGGAATCCACCCAGGGCGGCGCCCCGGTGGTGGTCCAGCAGATGATGATCAAAGGAGAGCTGAATAAGCGCTTGGACGAGTTCAAACAGCGGGTCCTCAATCTCGCCGAGATCGGCTCTTGA